From the genome of Denticeps clupeoides chromosome 4, fDenClu1.1, whole genome shotgun sequence, one region includes:
- the cacybp gene encoding calcyclin-binding protein, with protein MDLNAQISELECDLKEVEQMLKVSERKRIKDVLTQELKKIERELSQKRQLVLQHSKKDPGESAATDSSVKGYTVKISNYGWDQSDKFVKVYITLKGVHKIQAENVEVSFTETSFILLVKDLDGKNHQMTINNLLSPIDVQESCRKVKTDMVLVMCRKKSAKKWECLTQVEKKTKEKDKPNHDQNGDPSEGLMSMLQKIYTDGDDEMKRTINKAWSESQEKRAKGGEMDMDF; from the exons ATGGACCTCAACGCGCAG ATAAGCGAGCTGGAGTGTGACCTGAAGGAGGTGGAGCAGATGCTGAAGGTTTCTGAAAGAAAGCGCATAAAAGACGTCCTCACACAGGAGCTGAAGAAGATTGAGAGAGAGCTCTCCCAAAAACGACAGCTAGTGTTGCAGCACTCGAAAAAGGATCCCGGAGAATCTGCAGCGACAGATTCATCTGTGAAGGGATACACTGTCAAGATAAGCAACTATG GCTGGGACCAGTCAGACAAATTTGTTAAAGTTTACATCACATTAAAAGGAGTGCACAAAATCCAGGCAGAGAATGTTGAAGTCAGCTTCACTGAAAC gtcaTTTATTCTTTTGGTTAAAGATTTGGATGGGAAAAATCATCAAATGACCATCAACAACTTGTTGAGTCCCATAGATGTGcaagaaagttgtagaaag GTGAAAACAGACATGGTTCTTGTCATGTGCCGGAAGAAGTCAGCTAAGAAGTGGGAGTGTCTGACGCAGGTGgaaaagaagacaaaagagAAAGA TAAACCCAACCACGATCAGAACGGTGATCCGAGTGAGGGTCTCATGAGCATGCTCCAAAAGATCTACACGGATGGCGATGATGAGATGAAACGCACCATTAATAAAGCCTGGTCAGAGTCCCAGGAGAAGAGAGCTAAAGGAGGAGAAATGGACATGGATTTCTGA
- the mrps14 gene encoding small ribosomal subunit protein uS14m → MATAKVVNTGLGILKASILLPHQAFQRSFGVVQQVRGYYVNWRMLRDVKRRQMAFEYADTRLRINALRKNTLLPKDLQEVADKEIAALPRDSCPVRIRNRCVMTSRPRGVKRRWRLSRIVFRHLADHNQMSGIQRAMW, encoded by the exons ATGGCGACGGCCAAGGTTGTTAACACGGGGCTCGGGATTTTAAAAGCATCGATATTGCTGCCACATCAg GCTTTTCAGCGCTCGTTCGGAGTGGTGCAGCAGGTTCGGGGATACTATGTAAACTGGAGGATGTTGCGGGATGTGAAGAGGAGGCAGATGGCCTTCGAATACGCAGACACACGACTGCGCATTAATGCACTGAGGAAGAACACCCTCTTGCCTAAAGACCTTCAG GAAGTTGCTGATAAAGAAATTGCTGCCTTGCCTCGTGACAGCTGCCCGGTACGCATCCGTAACAGATGCGTAATGACATCACGGCCACGTGGGGTGAAACGTAGGTGGCGTCTCAGTCGCATTGTGTTCCGTCACCTTGCTGACCACAACCAGATGTCTGGAATTCAGAGGGCCATGTGGTGA